In one window of Zingiber officinale cultivar Zhangliang chromosome 11A, Zo_v1.1, whole genome shotgun sequence DNA:
- the LOC122032728 gene encoding non-functional NADPH-dependent codeinone reductase 2-like isoform X2, with amino-acid sequence MGSVSIPEAKLNSGHAIPVVGMGTASYPIATPETFRTAILEAIALGYRHFDTASFYGTEQRLGEAVAEAIHRGLVKRDDLFITSKLWCTDAHADRVLPALRQSLRTLRLEYIDLYLVHWPLSMKPKDSKFPVDKEDFLPIDLKAVWAAMEECQRTGLTKSIGVSNFSCNKLEQLLSTASIPPAVNQVEMHPVWQQRKLVPFCKEKGIMICAYSPLGSNGTPWGSNKVMECDVLKEIALDNGKSLAQISLRWLFQQGVGIIVKSFSKERMAENMDLFRWKLRDEDLLKISTIPQSRGLTGDNFVSVNGPYKSIEELWDGDV; translated from the exons ATGGGATCGGTATCAATACCGGAGGCGAAACTAAACTCCGGTCACGCCATACCCGTCGTCGGCATGGGGACGGCGTCGTACCCGATAGCGACGCCGGAGACCTTCCGCACGGCAATACTGGAGGCCATCGCCCTCGGATATCGCCACTTTGACACCGCCTCTTTCTACGGCACGGAGCAACGCCTGGGCGAGGCTGTGGCCGAGGCCATCCATCGAGGCCTCGTCAAGCGCGACGATCTCTTCATCACCTCCAAGCTCTGGTGCACTGACGCCCACGCCGACCGCGTCCTCCCCGCTCTTCGCCAGTCCCTTCG AACTCTGCGACTCGAATACATCGATCTTTACCTGGTGCACTGGCCTTTAAGCATGAAACCGAAAGACTCCAAATTCCCCGTCGACAAGGAAGACTTTCTCCCCATCGATCTCAAGGCAGTTTGGGCGGCGATGGAGGAGTGCCAGAGGACGGGTCTCACCAAATCCATTGGAGTCAGCAACTTCTCTTGCAACAAACTGGAGCAACTCCTCTCCACGGCTTCAATTCCCCCTGCTGTGAACCAGGTAGAAATGCATCCTGTTTGGCAACAGAGGAAGCTGGTGCCGTTTTGCAAGGAGAAAGGGATCATGATCTGTGCCTATTCTCCGCTGGGATCCAACGGAACTCCATGGGGTTCCAACAAGGTCATGGAATGTGATGTGCTGAAAGAGATAGCGCTCGACAATGGCAAATCCTTAGCTCAG ATCTCATTGAGGTGGTTGTTTCAGCAAGGCGTGGGCATCATCGTTAAAAGCTTCAGTAAGGAGAGAATGGCAGAGAACATGGACCTATTTCGGTGGAAACTGAGGGACGAAGATTTGCTGAAGATTAGCACAATACCGCAATCGAGAGGACTTACTGGAGATAACTTTGTGTCCGTTAATGGCCCTTATAAGTCGATCGAGGAACTGTGGGATGGAGATGTTTGA
- the LOC122032728 gene encoding non-functional NADPH-dependent codeinone reductase 2-like isoform X1: MGSVSIPEAKLNSGHAIPVVGMGTASYPIATPETFRTAILEAIALGYRHFDTASFYGTEQRLGEAVAEAIHRGLVKRDDLFITSKLWCTDAHADRVLPALRQSLRRTLRLEYIDLYLVHWPLSMKPKDSKFPVDKEDFLPIDLKAVWAAMEECQRTGLTKSIGVSNFSCNKLEQLLSTASIPPAVNQVEMHPVWQQRKLVPFCKEKGIMICAYSPLGSNGTPWGSNKVMECDVLKEIALDNGKSLAQISLRWLFQQGVGIIVKSFSKERMAENMDLFRWKLRDEDLLKISTIPQSRGLTGDNFVSVNGPYKSIEELWDGDV, from the exons ATGGGATCGGTATCAATACCGGAGGCGAAACTAAACTCCGGTCACGCCATACCCGTCGTCGGCATGGGGACGGCGTCGTACCCGATAGCGACGCCGGAGACCTTCCGCACGGCAATACTGGAGGCCATCGCCCTCGGATATCGCCACTTTGACACCGCCTCTTTCTACGGCACGGAGCAACGCCTGGGCGAGGCTGTGGCCGAGGCCATCCATCGAGGCCTCGTCAAGCGCGACGATCTCTTCATCACCTCCAAGCTCTGGTGCACTGACGCCCACGCCGACCGCGTCCTCCCCGCTCTTCGCCAGTCCCTTCG CAGAACTCTGCGACTCGAATACATCGATCTTTACCTGGTGCACTGGCCTTTAAGCATGAAACCGAAAGACTCCAAATTCCCCGTCGACAAGGAAGACTTTCTCCCCATCGATCTCAAGGCAGTTTGGGCGGCGATGGAGGAGTGCCAGAGGACGGGTCTCACCAAATCCATTGGAGTCAGCAACTTCTCTTGCAACAAACTGGAGCAACTCCTCTCCACGGCTTCAATTCCCCCTGCTGTGAACCAGGTAGAAATGCATCCTGTTTGGCAACAGAGGAAGCTGGTGCCGTTTTGCAAGGAGAAAGGGATCATGATCTGTGCCTATTCTCCGCTGGGATCCAACGGAACTCCATGGGGTTCCAACAAGGTCATGGAATGTGATGTGCTGAAAGAGATAGCGCTCGACAATGGCAAATCCTTAGCTCAG ATCTCATTGAGGTGGTTGTTTCAGCAAGGCGTGGGCATCATCGTTAAAAGCTTCAGTAAGGAGAGAATGGCAGAGAACATGGACCTATTTCGGTGGAAACTGAGGGACGAAGATTTGCTGAAGATTAGCACAATACCGCAATCGAGAGGACTTACTGGAGATAACTTTGTGTCCGTTAATGGCCCTTATAAGTCGATCGAGGAACTGTGGGATGGAGATGTTTGA